The Alosa sapidissima isolate fAloSap1 chromosome 16, fAloSap1.pri, whole genome shotgun sequence genome has a segment encoding these proteins:
- the LOC121684958 gene encoding microtubule-associated protein futsch-like isoform X4 — protein MQRMIRQFAAEYTSKTSSAQGTPQPNGTSDQSLLTTRSQTPAPAAPAAPALAGLTSARNPVLSQLLMAEQEAPLDLTVKRPDIIVCEQDGVLDLSTKKNRNRGAVSVRTPAAPLVKGDSHNLGLAYARDQQSTSDLERFMAKLCLHHQRQIVDALGYLETEVKASTSVSHVSVRAVPEEQTPVSAGQERSETQHPERTLVLSSKARCKAELLESAIQGNSKKVALKKDTYFPDSHSVSGSSLLDLRKDGIEGGNILSSLLTSSNEYETVSRQYQSTHGLSSTNSVRQSKAKDKMSSSHLSIDSLEEQQCASDTVLQCTTSSSELEVIGVSPSYDGHEFSEHLQHSNQGFPGQTKDIPTRQPLVLRPNTPRTARKSRRGSFPRTKDGSVCRIDPDSHCDIVYIGKSITECQLEPLNRMLPRRNARKSIRGHMSTEDYLELRTVRTLARKSAENGSGNCPAPMPIITLVTPKQALAKPDGVPPVDMPFAGGCGESIQQTTPSETSAENEMLGDVLSNVNDVDVIVETSQTGQTTYQDKVEAYSEMSAPAAAQKSSLSEQDEVLCTAEPLSEQSMELPARDDLNKADIAPISENAENVEPVLEMTKEDPPCEQSPEPLSVSEDIDVEPCGGNELPSVAQEDDLNLKDKETNNELMDKNTDLDISAEPEGHSETSALEKQTDNVTQNYEVLDEQSGIETELNIVLSSDETEKEVVDEPSSEYTCSDTPPETYMDKEVLREVLSSPESKKQKKRRNVRTFGSSDRRLRSRASGVEEISVTPEKNDQTALAQVSDSVTEEAKTPETKRPLRSVKAKPLESDVSNSEAQHSEVVGKEQTQQSNIHQFDKTADLSPCENPIADHVVQTRKMLRSMQARQALDDEGEQKAVPPLSNVTDAPISSSKELKEKDVPAEKDVPAEKDVPAEKDVPEDVPAEKDVPAEKDVPAEKDVPEDVPAEKDVPEDVPAEKDVLAEKDMLAETDKSLSEKSEQTQLQDSHAYDPPSKDSLMEPVSLQSDPSLVTTPTRVSARMPLRSRSGPVEGSKNQPIAKSSMEKSGHMPLRSAGTIVTEETPGDSQSTPTNSEEKSRHMPLRSRSQGVDSDGSSSTGNPAENSGRMPLRSSSANTAPQPMSPTTSPRDKKAQRSPRPTKSGAVSSDSEQNLTGSPPKLRTEKIKQGPIKEPVKPVILPSIPNPGPVVPNPPKFLEALRGEENQQLIMNLNTKFDKMQKGWVHVDKEGPQTHRSRNKADRLKDIWKSKRRIRKPRTLEAHKFSPVQMLFMKSFDLPSICRWFLQTTETKSLVIVKKVNTRLPSETQLCFHSSSSMAGTSHGVHMQAERLKKHLKKFAIASPVKSNAKSQKLIAEALELEPVCIKSKEKRQLTTATRMSTKPQSFRGVAQSADGQKTSGAVKNPTSARILRKYSHIREKMQGQQNSKKLKDQKAEPHKGASKQKLPSASQQKLALSKRNGGKDSNVSKKEKAQQSPMNKKSATRPTGKEKVTKTTSTKALKEPARKDGPAPKRPQQTSMSPKPQRTASATVGSPKGSTNKKENSSGEKSLQTATSDSKADARKQTPTKAFVSLVSPTQSPEPSVSQDQVLTRSQRKIEAAQRLSESPKSATKRAQEPVVTPVKRTRTSLLKTN, from the exons ATGCAGCGAATGATCCGTCAGTTCGCTGCCGAATATACCTCAAAAACAAGCTCTGCTCAGGGCACACCCCAGCCCAACGGCACCTCGGACCAAAGCCTGCTGACCACACGCTCCCAAACACCGGCTCCCGCGGCTCCTGCTGCTCCCGCTCTGGCCGGCCTCACATCGGCCAGGAACCCTGTCCTCAGCCAGCTTCTTATGGCGGAACAGGAAGCTCCCCTCGACCTCACAGTCAAGAGGCCCGACATCATTGTCTGTGAGCAAG ATGGTGTCCTTGATCTCTCAACCAAGAAAAACCGGAACAGAGGAGCTGTATCAGTCAGAACCCCTGCTGCTCCTTTGGTTAAGGG TGACTCTCACAACCTGGGTCTTGCTTATGCAAGAGATCAACAGTCCACGTCTGATCTAGAACGATTTATGGCCAAGCTTTGTTTGCATCATCAGCGTCAGATTGTTGATGCACTGGGATATTTGGAGACTGAAGTCAAGGCTTCAACCAGTGTTTCACATGTGTCTGTAAGAGCAGTCCCAGAGGAACAGACACCTGTGAGTGCTGGTCAGGAACGCTCAGAGACCCAACATCCTGAGAGAACGCTTGTACTTTCCTCCAAAGCCAGATGCAAAGCAGAGTTGTTGGAATCAGCAATTCAGGGGAACAGCAAAAAGGTAGCATTAAAAAAAGACACTTACTTTCCTGATTCACACAGTGTGAGTGGGAGTTCACTTTTGGATCTTCGTAAAGATGGGATCGAGGGTGGCAACATTTTGTCATCTCTTCTTACTAGTTCAAATGAATATGAAACTGTAAGCCGCCAATATCAGTCAACCCATGGACTTAGTAGTACCAACTCTGTACGTCAATCAAAAGCTAAAGACAAGATGTCAAGCAGTCATCTCTCTATTGACTCTTTAGAAGAACAGCAGTGTGCATCTGACACTGTACTACAGTGTACAACAAGTAGCAGTGAATTAGAGGTCATTGGAGTGTCCCCATCTTATGATGGGCATGAATTCTCAGAACATCTGCAACACTCCAATCAAGGTTTTCCAGGACAAACCAAAGATATCCCAACCCGGCAACCACTAGTCCTGAGGCCTAACACACCCAGAACAGCTAGAAAGAGCAGACGAGGATCCTTCCCTCGAACAAAGGATGGTTCTGTTTGTCGCATTGATCCTGATAGTCATTGTGACATTGTTTATATTGGGAAATCAATTACAGAGTGTCAGTTAGAGCCTTTGAACCGAATGTTACCACGACGGAATGCCAGGAAGAGCATAAGAGGGCACATGTCAACTGAAGATTACCTGGAACTCCGAACTGTAAGAACACTGGCCAGGAAATCGGCAGAAAATGGAAGTGGCAATTGTCCTGCACCAATGCCCATCATCACATTAGTCACTCCAAAACAGGCCCTTGCCAAGCCTGATGGTGTCCCCCCAGTGGACATGCCATTTGCAGGAGGTTGTGGGGAATCCATACAGCAGACGACGCCATCAGAGACCTCAGCAGAGAATGAAATGCTTGGTGATGTGTTGAGCAATGTGAATGATGTAGATGTGATTGTAGAAACAAGTCAGACAGGTCAGACAACATACCAAGACAAGGTAGAAGCTTACTCTGAAAtgtcagcaccagcagcagctcaGAAAAGCAGTCTGTCTGAACAAGATGAGGTTTTATGCACTGCAGAGCCACTTTCCGAGCAGTCAATGGAGCTACCTGCTAGAGATGATCTAAACAAGGCAGATATTGCACCAATTAGTGAAAATGCTGAAAATGTAGAGCCAGTGTTGGAGATGACTAAAGAAGATCCACCGTGTGAGCAGTCCCCTGAGCCACTTTCTGTTTCAGAAGACATTGATGTTGAGCCCTGTGGCGGGAATGAATTGCCATCCGTTGCACAGGAAGATGACCTCAATTTGAAAGATAAAGAAACTAATAACGAGTTGATGGATAAGAATACTGACCTAGACATTTCAGCTGAACCAGAAGGACATTCTGAAACTTCAGCATTAGAGAAACAGACTGACAACGTCACTCAAAATTATGAGGTGTTAGATGAACAATCTGGCATTGAAACAGAATTGAACATTGTCCTTAGCAGCGATGAAACCGAGAAAGAAGTAGTTGATGAGCCCTCTAGTGAATATACTTGCTCAGATACTCCCCCAGAAACATATATGGACAAAGAAGTGTTGAGAGAGGTTTTGAGTTCACCAGAGagtaaaaaacagaaaaaacgcAGAAATGTAAGGACCTTTGGCAGCTCTGACAGACGATTGCGCAGTAGGGCCTCTGGTGTTGAAGAAATATCCGTGACCCCTGAGAAAAACGATCAGACCGCATTAGCACAAGTCTCTGATTCTGTTACTGAAGAAGCCAAGACTCCTGAGACAAAGCGCCCTTTGAGATCTGTTAAGGCAAAACCATTAGAAAGTGATGTATCTAACAGTGAAGCTCAGCACAGTGAAGTGGTCGGTAAAGAACAAACACAACAGTCTAACATtcatcaatttgacaaaacagcTGATTTGAGTCCATGTGAGAACCCAATAGCAGATCACGTGGTGCAGACTAGAAAGATGCTTAGGTCAATGCAGGCAAGGCAGGCACTTGATGATGAAGGAGAACAGAAGGCAGTTCCTCCATTATCAAACGTTACTGATGCTCCGATTTCATCATCCAAGGAGCTAAAAGAGAAGGACGTGCCTGCAGAGAAGGACGTGCCTGCAGAGAAGGACGTGCCTGCAGAGAAGGACGTGCCTGAGGACGTGCCTGCAGAGAAGGACGTGCCTGCAGAGAAGGACGTGCCTGCAGAGAAGGACGTGCCTGAGGACGTGCCTGCAGAGAAGGACGTGCCTGAGGACGTGCCTGCAGAAAAAGATGTGCTTGCAGAGAAGGACATGCTTGCAGAGACAGACAAGTCACTTTCAGAAAAGTCTGAACAGACACAACTGCAAGATTCACATGCCTATGACCCTCCCAGTAAAGATAGTCTTATGGAACCAGTTAGTCTTCAGTCAGACCCATCTCTTGTGACTACCCCTACTAGAGTCTCAGCACGTATGCCTTTGAGAAGCAGGAGTGGCCCTGTGGAAGGCAGTAAGAATCAACCTATTGCAAAATCTTCTATGGAAAAGTCTGGACACATGCCTCTAAGAAGTGCAGGTACCATTGTAACTGAGGAAACACCTGGGGATTCCCAAAGTACCCCTACAAATTCTGAAGAAAAATCAAGGCACATGCCATTGAGGAGCCGAAGTCAAGGTGTTGATAGTGATGGcagttcttccactggaaatccCGCTGAGAATTCTGGGCGTATGCCCTTGAGAAGTAGCAGCGCTAATACAGCCCCCCAGCCCATGAGCCCCACAACCTCACCAAGGGACAAAAAAGCTCAGAGATCTCCCAGACCAACTAAATCTGGGGCTGTTTCGTCAGATTCTGAACAGAACCTTACAGGCTCCCCTCCTAAACTTAGAACTGAAAAGATTAAGCAGGGTCCAATAAAGGAACCTGTTAAGCCTGTCATTTTACCTAGTATTCCAAACCCTGGGCCTGTAGTACCAAATCCCCCAAAGTTCTTGGAGGCCCTTAGAGGAGAAGAAAACCAACAGCTAATCATGAACCTGAACACCAAGTTTGATAAAATGCAAAAAGGATGGGTCCATGTGGACAAAGAGGGGCCCCAAACACACAGATCAAGGAACAAAGCAGACAGACTGAAAGACATCTGGAAGAGCAAGCGAAGAATTCGAAAACCCAGAACATTAGAGGCACATAAATTTTCCCCTGTACAGATGCTTTTTATGAAATCTTTTGATTTGCCAAGCATCTGTCGCTGGTTCTTGCAGACCACAGAAACAAAGTCCCTTGTCATTGTTAAAAAGGTAAACACTCGACTTCCATCTGAGACGCAGCTATGCTTTCACAGTTCGTCCTCTATGGCAGGGACGTCACATGGTGTACATATGCAGGCTGAGCGTTTGAAGAAACACCTGAAAAAGTTTGCCATTGCCTCCCCAGTCAAGAGCAATGCTAAGAGTCAAAAGCTTATTGCCGAGGCATTGGAACTAGAACCTGTTTGcataaaaagtaaagaaaaaagGCAGTTAACCACTGCTACTCGGATGTCCACCAAGCCTCAGAGTTTCAGGGGTGTTGCGCAGTCTGCTGACGGGCAGAAGACCTCAGGTGCTGTGAAAAATCCAACTAGTGCCAGGATTCTGAGGAAGTACTCCCATATACGGGAGAAAATGCAAGGACAGCAGAATTCAAAGAAACTCAAAGACCAGAAGGCTGAACCTCACAAAGGGGCATCCAAGCAGAAGTTGCCCTCAGCAAGCCAGCAGAAACTGGCACTTTCAAAGAGAAATGGGGGTAAAGACTCAAATGtttcaaagaaagaaaaggcaCAGCAGTCCCCCATGAATAAAAAGAGTGCAACAAGGCCTACTGGTAAAGAAAAGGTCACAAAGACAACCAGCACAAAAGCATTGAAGGAACCTGCCCGTAAAGATGGTCCTGCACCAAAGAGGCCTCAGCAGACATCAATGTCCCCCAAACCACAGAGGACCGCTTCGGCTACAGTTGGGAGTCCAAAAGGtagcacaaacaaaaaagagaatTCATCTGGTGAAAAATCTTTGCAAACTGCAACCAGTGACTCTAAGGCAGATGCAAGGAAGCAAACACCTACTAAAGCCTTTGTGAGTTTGGTCTCCCCTACACAGAGTCCTGAGCCATCAGTCTCACAAGACCAAGTGCTGACAAGGTCTCAGAGGAAAATTGAGGCTGCACAGCGCCTGAGCGAGTCTCCCAAGTCTGCTACCAAGAGAGCCCAAGAACCTGTTGTAACTCCTGTGAAACGTACTAGGACATCTCTCTTGAAAACAAATTGA